A region of Mesorhizobium sp. AR02 DNA encodes the following proteins:
- the tnpC gene encoding IS66 family transposase produces the protein MNRPGEPTVEELMARIAALRAENRQLTERVVKLEEELALARLHRFAPRSEKHIDRLFNEAEQAADEDAADNEDGDVVVLPDTGLPASEGATGKKRGRKALPENLPRERVEYDLPDAQKACPCCRHQMHRMGETVTEQLHIEVKAKVLQNVRFKYACRHCDRTGISTPVVTAPMPTQPLPGSIATASTLAFALVHKYVDGTPLYRLAQAFERAGVPVSRGALGHWVIGSSEKHLSRIYDALKLRLRSQPLIHGDETTVQVLKEMDREAASTSYMWAYRSGQDSDEPIVLLEYQPGRGQIHPQAFLGDYRGIVMSDGYSAWRTLEGATHLGCMAHSRRRFVDALKARKKGGGPPEQALRFFEQLYRVERQARNEIPDDGETRDHCIRRFRQQHSVPILHALKAWLDDIAPKVLPDSKLGDAVSYTLNQWGYLTRYTEDGSMPIDNNLLERDIRIFATGRKSWLFSDTVDGAKASAIVYSLMLTCRACGVEPLAWLRHVLTELPQRPENVAIDDLLPFNFLKAAAA, from the coding sequence ATGAATCGACCCGGCGAACCGACTGTTGAAGAGTTGATGGCGCGTATTGCTGCGCTTCGGGCGGAGAACCGTCAACTCACCGAACGCGTCGTCAAACTCGAGGAAGAGCTGGCGCTTGCACGACTGCATCGTTTTGCGCCGCGCAGTGAAAAACACATTGACCGCCTCTTCAATGAAGCCGAACAGGCCGCGGATGAGGACGCCGCCGACAACGAAGATGGCGATGTCGTTGTCCTGCCGGACACGGGCTTGCCGGCGAGCGAAGGGGCGACGGGAAAGAAGCGCGGCCGCAAGGCCTTGCCGGAAAACCTGCCGCGCGAGCGTGTCGAGTATGACCTTCCCGACGCCCAGAAGGCTTGTCCTTGCTGCCGTCACCAGATGCATCGCATGGGCGAGACCGTTACCGAGCAACTTCATATCGAGGTGAAGGCGAAGGTCCTGCAGAATGTGCGGTTCAAATATGCTTGCCGTCATTGCGACCGCACCGGGATCAGCACGCCGGTCGTGACCGCGCCGATGCCCACGCAACCTTTGCCGGGCAGCATCGCTACGGCCTCGACGCTGGCCTTCGCGCTCGTTCATAAGTATGTCGACGGCACACCGCTCTACCGCCTGGCGCAGGCATTCGAGCGCGCCGGCGTTCCTGTCAGCCGAGGCGCTCTGGGCCACTGGGTGATCGGCTCGAGCGAAAAGCATCTCTCCCGCATCTATGACGCGCTGAAGCTGCGGCTCAGATCGCAGCCCCTCATCCATGGTGACGAGACCACGGTCCAGGTGCTGAAGGAAATGGACAGAGAGGCCGCCAGCACCTCGTACATGTGGGCATACCGGAGCGGCCAGGACAGTGACGAGCCGATCGTGCTGCTCGAATATCAGCCGGGCCGCGGCCAGATACACCCGCAGGCCTTCCTCGGCGATTACCGCGGCATCGTGATGAGCGACGGCTATTCCGCCTGGCGCACGCTGGAAGGGGCAACGCATCTTGGATGCATGGCCCATTCCAGGCGGCGCTTCGTCGATGCCCTAAAGGCGAGGAAGAAAGGCGGCGGGCCGCCGGAACAGGCACTCCGGTTCTTCGAACAGCTCTACCGAGTTGAAAGGCAGGCGCGGAACGAAATCCCCGATGACGGCGAAACGCGAGATCACTGCATTCGCCGCTTCCGCCAGCAACATAGTGTCCCCATCCTCCATGCTCTCAAGGCATGGCTCGACGACATCGCCCCAAAAGTCTTGCCGGACAGCAAGCTCGGCGACGCCGTCTCCTACACCCTGAACCAATGGGGATATCTGACGCGTTACACCGAGGACGGCAGCATGCCGATCGACAACAATCTTCTGGAGCGCGACATCAGGATTTTTGCAACTGGCAGGAAGAGTTGGTTGTTCAGCGATACTGTCGACGGAGCCAAGGCCAGCGCCATCGTCTACAGCCTGATGTTAACCTGCCGCGCCTGTGGCGTCGAGCCGTTAGCGTGGTTGCGCCACGTCCTCACTGAACTGCCTCAGCGCCCCGAGAACGTGGCTATCGACGATCTCCTGCCCTTCAACTTCCTCAAAGCCGCCGCAGCCTGA
- a CDS encoding type I restriction-modification system subunit M yields MNDQLQKQLGKTLWNIADQLRGAMNADDFRDYMLSFLFLRYLSYNYEAAAKRELGSDYPDLPDDVLKRSGASTPLQAWYEENPNDVTEFEKQMRRKVHYVIQPPYLWNNIANLARTQSDELLLTLYEGFKYIENESFQSTFSGLFSEINLYSEKLGKTQTEKNKKLCAIIAEIARGLAKFSSEVDNLGDAYEYLIGQFAAGSGKKAGEFYTPQQISDILSSIVTLDSHEPATGKKDRLASVLDFACGSGSLLLNVRKRMGPHGIGKIYGQESNITTYNLARMNMLLHGVKDTEFEIFHGDTLANDWDMLREMNPAKKPAFDAIVANPPFSLRWEPTDAMGDDVRFKNYGLAPKSAADFSFLLHGFHYLKDEGVMAIILPHGVLFRGGAEERIRTKLLKDGHIDTVIGLPANLFYSTGIPVCILVLKKCKKPDDVLFINAAGLEHFDKGKRQNQLAEKHINKIVETYQFRKEEDRYSKRVSMERIAEEGYNLNISRYISTTEQELDIDLLATHEELVAVEKRIREATAKHNAFLRELGKRSFPRTLTALATTDRFQTDASGQAAAALRKLKGRRSSIATFSGR; encoded by the coding sequence ATGAACGACCAACTCCAAAAGCAACTGGGCAAGACGCTCTGGAACATCGCCGACCAGTTGCGCGGCGCTATGAATGCGGACGATTTTCGCGACTACATGCTGTCCTTTCTCTTCCTCCGCTACCTCTCCTATAACTACGAGGCGGCCGCGAAGAGGGAACTGGGATCGGACTACCCCGATCTGCCGGACGACGTGCTGAAGCGCTCTGGTGCCAGCACCCCCTTGCAGGCATGGTACGAGGAGAATCCGAACGACGTGACGGAGTTCGAAAAGCAGATGCGCCGCAAGGTGCATTACGTGATCCAGCCGCCCTATCTGTGGAACAATATCGCCAATCTGGCCCGCACTCAGAGCGATGAACTGCTGCTGACGCTGTACGAAGGCTTCAAGTACATCGAAAACGAGTCCTTCCAGAGCACTTTCAGCGGCTTGTTCTCGGAAATCAACCTTTACTCGGAAAAGCTGGGCAAGACCCAAACCGAGAAGAACAAGAAGCTCTGTGCCATCATCGCCGAGATTGCGAGGGGGCTGGCGAAATTCTCCTCCGAAGTCGATAACCTAGGCGATGCCTATGAATATCTCATCGGCCAGTTTGCCGCCGGTTCCGGCAAGAAGGCCGGCGAGTTCTACACCCCGCAGCAGATTTCGGACATTCTGTCGTCGATCGTGACCTTGGACAGCCATGAACCGGCGACGGGCAAGAAGGACCGGCTCGCCAGCGTTCTGGACTTTGCCTGCGGATCTGGGTCGCTGTTGCTCAACGTTCGGAAGCGCATGGGGCCCCATGGCATCGGCAAGATTTACGGGCAAGAGAGCAACATCACGACCTACAATCTGGCCCGCATGAACATGCTGCTGCATGGGGTGAAGGACACCGAGTTCGAGATATTTCACGGCGACACCCTAGCCAATGACTGGGACATGCTGCGGGAGATGAACCCCGCGAAGAAGCCCGCGTTCGATGCCATCGTGGCAAATCCGCCCTTCAGCTTGCGGTGGGAGCCCACCGACGCGATGGGCGACGATGTGCGATTCAAGAATTATGGGCTCGCGCCCAAGTCGGCGGCCGACTTCTCTTTCCTCTTGCACGGCTTCCACTATCTGAAGGATGAGGGCGTGATGGCCATCATCCTTCCTCACGGAGTGCTATTCAGAGGTGGGGCAGAAGAGCGAATCCGCACGAAGCTGCTGAAGGATGGCCATATCGACACCGTCATCGGCTTGCCCGCGAACCTGTTTTATTCGACTGGCATCCCGGTCTGCATCCTTGTGCTCAAGAAGTGCAAGAAGCCCGACGACGTGCTCTTCATCAACGCAGCCGGACTTGAGCATTTTGACAAGGGGAAGCGTCAGAACCAACTTGCAGAGAAGCACATCAATAAGATCGTCGAAACGTACCAGTTCCGGAAGGAAGAGGACCGCTACTCCAAGCGCGTCAGCATGGAGCGGATCGCCGAGGAAGGCTACAACCTCAATATCTCCCGATACATCAGCACGACCGAGCAGGAGCTCGATATTGATCTGCTGGCTACTCATGAAGAGTTGGTCGCTGTCGAGAAGCGGATTCGCGAAGCGACAGCGAAGCACAATGCATTCTTGCGGGAACTTGGTAAGCGCTCATTTCCCCGCACATTGACGGCCCTTGCAACAACTGATCGCTTTCAGACGGACGCGTCGGGTCAGGCTGCGGCGGCTTTGAGGAAGTTGAAGGGCAGGAGATCGTCGATAGCCACGTTCTCGGGGCGCTGA
- a CDS encoding AAA family ATPase, whose amino-acid sequence MTAYKTLKTLVARLRDDLNNPTKPVSLVMIYAYNRTGKTRLSMEFKNAGKRKNKKNPTGTPDTIYFNAFTEDLFVWENDLEGDSVRRLQLNEKSSFFNAMTELALDETIAQYLSRYADFDFDFTYKEVEQGEEKLFKPDFVSFRKGDQTNIKVSRGEQNIFIWCVFMAICERMLDGHESYQGKKYLYIDDPISSLDDNNAISVACDLAKLLRRAATRKDGTGAPAPIKVIFSSHHALFFNVMCNEFGRKVDDSPTIEHRRYFLHRPSGDSTYTLQATTDTPFFHHVATLAELQRAADPIKGKLYTFHFNALRSIMEKTASFFGHSSMAFCLKSLDNEEDRVLFNRALNLLSHGAYAIHEPTEMGEDNKELFRRILRQFITRFDFALPDVVPAPPAARVPAPTPQEVPAQ is encoded by the coding sequence ATGACTGCTTATAAAACCCTGAAGACTCTGGTGGCCAGACTTCGTGACGATTTGAACAATCCAACGAAGCCAGTGTCGCTGGTCATGATTTACGCCTACAACCGCACCGGCAAGACACGTTTGTCGATGGAGTTCAAGAATGCGGGGAAGCGCAAGAACAAGAAGAACCCGACCGGGACGCCCGACACCATCTATTTCAACGCCTTCACCGAAGATCTGTTCGTCTGGGAGAACGACCTGGAAGGTGACAGCGTTCGCCGTCTTCAGCTGAACGAGAAGTCTTCTTTCTTCAATGCGATGACCGAGCTCGCGCTGGACGAGACGATTGCCCAGTATCTGTCCCGATACGCCGACTTCGATTTCGACTTCACCTACAAGGAGGTTGAGCAGGGCGAGGAGAAGCTCTTCAAGCCGGATTTCGTGAGCTTCCGAAAGGGCGATCAGACCAACATCAAGGTTTCACGGGGTGAGCAGAACATCTTCATCTGGTGCGTCTTCATGGCTATCTGCGAACGGATGCTTGATGGGCATGAATCCTATCAGGGGAAGAAATACCTCTACATAGATGACCCCATCTCGTCACTGGATGACAACAACGCAATCTCCGTCGCCTGCGACCTGGCCAAGCTCCTCCGTCGGGCGGCCACGCGGAAGGACGGCACCGGTGCGCCCGCCCCGATCAAGGTGATTTTCTCTTCCCACCACGCGCTGTTCTTCAACGTCATGTGCAACGAATTTGGCCGGAAGGTCGATGACTCGCCGACAATTGAGCACAGACGCTATTTCCTGCACCGCCCAAGCGGCGACAGCACCTACACGCTTCAAGCGACAACGGATACGCCCTTTTTCCACCATGTCGCGACGCTCGCCGAACTGCAGCGCGCCGCCGATCCGATCAAGGGAAAGCTCTACACCTTTCACTTCAACGCCCTGCGCAGCATCATGGAGAAGACGGCTTCCTTCTTCGGGCATTCGAGCATGGCCTTCTGCCTGAAGTCGCTAGACAACGAGGAAGACAGGGTGCTCTTCAACCGGGCTCTTAATCTGCTGAGCCACGGCGCCTATGCCATCCATGAGCCGACAGAAATGGGCGAGGACAACAAGGAACTTTTCCGCCGCATCCTAAGGCAATTCATCACACGATTTGATTTCGCCCTGCCTGATGTTGTACCCGCCCCGCCTGCGGCAAGAGTCCCAGCGCCCACTCCCCAGGAAGTACCCGCACAATGA
- a CDS encoding restriction endonuclease subunit S, with protein MWFGKDAHNPESYCGFKVSNFAVFVKYIIASSLLEQQKIADCLASADALIEVQGWKVESLKAHKKGLMRQIFPLKGETQPRLRFPEFRGAREWSFDALGNLFDTSSGGTPDRTNKEYWNGSIPWITTSLVNFNIITEAEEYISDDGLRNSSAKVFSKQTILMAMYGQGKTRGQVAMLGVKAATNQACAAILPRKGIDPNFVFLNLGSRYEELRGLSNSGGQENLSQGLIKGLQFSFPNDYAEQQRIADCLTSLDDLIATESQKLGALKTHKKGLMQQLFPSVAEADA; from the coding sequence ATGTGGTTCGGAAAGGACGCTCATAACCCGGAATCCTATTGTGGATTCAAGGTATCAAACTTCGCCGTGTTTGTAAAGTACATAATCGCCTCCTCCTTGTTAGAACAACAGAAGATCGCAGACTGTCTGGCCTCTGCGGACGCGCTGATTGAGGTGCAGGGGTGGAAAGTGGAGTCGCTGAAGGCCCACAAGAAGGGGCTGATGCGGCAGATTTTCCCCCTGAAAGGCGAAACACAGCCCCGTCTCCGCTTCCCCGAGTTCCGGGGCGCGAGGGAATGGAGTTTTGATGCTCTGGGAAACCTATTCGATACCTCCTCAGGCGGCACTCCGGACCGTACAAATAAAGAGTATTGGAATGGGTCTATCCCTTGGATTACTACGTCCCTAGTAAACTTCAACATCATCACTGAGGCTGAGGAGTACATCTCCGATGACGGGCTAAGGAACTCCTCTGCGAAAGTTTTCTCTAAACAAACAATATTGATGGCTATGTATGGTCAAGGAAAGACGCGCGGCCAAGTTGCAATGTTAGGAGTCAAGGCGGCCACTAATCAGGCTTGTGCCGCTATCTTACCGCGAAAAGGTATCGATCCGAATTTCGTCTTCCTGAACTTGGGCAGCCGCTATGAAGAATTGCGTGGTTTGAGTAATAGTGGCGGTCAAGAGAACTTGAGCCAGGGGCTGATTAAGGGGCTTCAGTTTTCATTCCCCAATGACTATGCCGAGCAACAGCGTATCGCAGACTGCCTCACCTCCCTAGACGACCTAATCGCCACCGAGAGCCAAAAGCTCGGAGCCCTCAAGACCCACAAGAAGGGGCTAATGCAGCAGCTTTTCCCGTCGGTCGCGGAGGCTGACGCATGA
- a CDS encoding IS1595 family transposase — protein sequence MSVLSEPHFHNEEAAFERLEAIVWPEGPVCPKCGNCEQTRITRVTGATARTGLRRCLECKKQFTVKVGTVFESSHVPLHKWWQAAHLLASSKKGISAHQLHRTLQVQYKTAWFMFHRLREAMRDGVLSPMGGEGKTVEVDETYIGRLKGQPVRTGGGSHKNTVLTLVERGGTARSFHVDSATVARVIPIVRVNIDKQTGLMTDEANHFTRVGREFASHKVVKHVDREYVRNETNAAGENIKVTTNTVEGFYSIFKRGMKGIYQHCGEQHLHRYLAEFDFRYSNRIALGVDDNNRTMKAMAGIVGKRLKYRDSSAGVS from the coding sequence ATGAGCGTCCTTTCCGAACCACATTTCCACAACGAAGAAGCTGCTTTCGAGCGGCTGGAGGCGATTGTTTGGCCGGAAGGTCCGGTTTGCCCCAAGTGCGGAAACTGCGAGCAGACGCGCATTACCCGTGTCACTGGCGCAACCGCTCGCACCGGCCTTCGTCGCTGCTTGGAGTGCAAGAAGCAATTCACGGTCAAGGTTGGAACGGTGTTCGAGTCCAGCCATGTGCCGCTGCATAAGTGGTGGCAGGCTGCGCACCTGCTCGCGTCCAGCAAGAAGGGTATCAGCGCCCATCAATTGCACCGGACTTTGCAGGTCCAGTACAAGACGGCATGGTTCATGTTCCATCGCTTGCGCGAGGCTATGCGCGACGGCGTGCTGTCCCCAATGGGTGGTGAAGGCAAGACCGTCGAAGTTGACGAAACCTACATTGGGCGCCTGAAGGGTCAGCCCGTCCGCACTGGCGGTGGCAGTCACAAGAACACCGTTCTGACTCTGGTAGAGCGCGGCGGCACCGCTCGTTCCTTCCATGTGGACAGCGCGACCGTTGCCCGGGTCATCCCGATTGTTCGGGTCAACATCGACAAGCAAACGGGATTGATGACCGACGAAGCAAATCATTTCACCCGTGTTGGGCGTGAGTTTGCGTCCCATAAAGTGGTGAAGCACGTTGATCGGGAATACGTTCGCAACGAAACCAATGCCGCTGGCGAAAACATCAAGGTCACGACCAACACCGTTGAAGGCTTCTACAGCATCTTCAAGCGCGGCATGAAGGGCATCTATCAGCATTGCGGTGAGCAGCACTTGCACCGCTATCTGGCAGAGTTCGATTTCCGCTACAGCAACCGCATCGCGCTTGGCGTTGATGACAATAACAGGACGATGAAGGCCATGGCTGGCATCGTTGGAAAGCGTCTGAAATACCGGGACTCGTCGGCAGGCGTCTCGTGA
- a CDS encoding type I restriction endonuclease subunit R — protein MNTTESGLENSLVTRLQDLKYEYRPDIRDRASLEQNFRKKFEELNRVRLTDAEFSRLLDEIVTPDVFTAARTLRERNSFARDDGTPLNYTLVNVKNWCKNTFEVVNQLRINTDNSHHRYDVIILINGVPAVQVELKTFGISPRRAMEQIVEYKNDPGNGYTKTLLCYLQLYIVSNRDRTFYFANNNSRHFSFNAEERFLPVYEFADVDNNKIVHLDSFAESFLAKCTLGQTISRYMVLVASEQKLLMMRPYQVYAVKAIVDSIAQDCGNGYVWHTTGSGKTLTSFKASTLLKDNPDIEKCLFVVDRKDLDRQTREEFNKFQEGCVEENTNTASLVRRLLSDDYADKVIVCTIQKLGLALDENSKRNNQQKKGGKKSFKEQLEPLRDKRIALIFDECHRSQFGENHKAIKEFFPRAQLFGFTGTPIFDQNSAQQKIEDTQASMQTTEDLFQQRLHTYTITHAIEDGNVLRFRVDYFKPQGKAVPKPGEPLTKRAVIDAILNKHDAATGQRRFNALLAAASINDAIEYHALFKTMQAARKAANPDFQPLNIACVFSPPAEGNPDVKQIQEDLPQEKEDNAVEPERKKEALKAILTDYNVHYGTNHKIGEFDLYYQDVQKRIKDQQWTDADLRKAYPDVPHHKIDITIVVDMLLTGFDSKFLNTLYVDKKLKHHGLIQAFSRTNRVLNATKPYGNILDFRQQQEAVDAAIALFSGEAAAEKAREIWLVDKAPVVIQKLETAVQKLDAFMKSQGLDCAPEAVPNLKGDAARAAFIEHFKEVQRLKTQLDQYTDLTPENAAAIEQVLPRDNLLGFRGAYLETAQRLRGHKGADKPTQDADQLDFEFVLFASAVIDYDYIMGLIARYSEAAPGKQTMSREQLIGLIQSDAKFMDEREDIAAYIATLKAGEGLSEKAIRDGYSRFKAEKNAAELAEIAGGHGLTTDALQGFVDTILQRMIFDGEALTELMEPLSLNWKARRMKELELMADLMPLLLKRAGDREISGLSAYEQ, from the coding sequence ATGAACACAACAGAAAGCGGCCTTGAGAATTCACTTGTTACAAGGCTGCAGGACCTAAAATATGAGTATCGCCCGGACATCCGCGACCGCGCCTCGCTGGAGCAGAATTTCCGGAAGAAGTTCGAAGAGCTAAATCGCGTTCGCCTTACGGACGCGGAGTTCTCTCGGCTTCTCGACGAGATCGTCACGCCCGATGTCTTCACAGCCGCTCGCACCTTGCGGGAGCGCAACAGCTTCGCTCGCGATGACGGCACGCCGCTCAACTACACCCTCGTCAACGTCAAGAACTGGTGCAAGAACACCTTCGAAGTCGTCAATCAGCTACGTATCAATACAGACAACAGCCATCATCGCTATGACGTCATAATCCTGATCAATGGTGTCCCCGCTGTTCAAGTCGAGCTAAAAACCTTCGGCATCAGCCCGCGCCGAGCTATGGAGCAGATTGTCGAATACAAGAACGACCCGGGCAACGGCTATACCAAGACGCTCCTGTGCTACCTTCAGCTTTACATTGTCAGCAACCGAGACCGCACTTTTTATTTTGCGAATAACAACTCCCGACATTTCTCCTTCAATGCCGAGGAGCGCTTTCTCCCCGTCTATGAATTCGCCGACGTAGACAACAACAAGATCGTCCATCTCGACAGCTTTGCCGAAAGCTTCCTTGCCAAGTGTACCCTTGGTCAGACCATCAGTCGCTACATGGTTTTGGTCGCGAGCGAGCAAAAGCTTCTGATGATGCGGCCATATCAGGTCTACGCAGTGAAGGCGATTGTGGACTCTATCGCTCAAGACTGTGGGAATGGCTATGTTTGGCACACCACCGGCAGCGGCAAGACGCTAACCTCCTTCAAGGCTTCAACCCTGTTGAAGGACAACCCTGACATCGAGAAATGCCTGTTCGTGGTAGACCGCAAGGATTTGGACCGGCAGACGCGCGAGGAGTTCAATAAGTTCCAAGAAGGCTGCGTTGAGGAAAACACCAACACCGCATCCCTCGTACGCCGACTCCTCTCAGACGACTATGCCGACAAGGTCATCGTCTGTACCATCCAGAAACTCGGCCTCGCGCTTGATGAGAACAGCAAGCGCAACAACCAGCAGAAGAAGGGCGGCAAGAAGAGCTTCAAGGAGCAGCTCGAGCCACTTCGCGACAAGCGCATTGCCCTGATCTTCGACGAGTGCCATCGGTCGCAGTTCGGCGAAAACCACAAGGCCATCAAGGAGTTCTTCCCTCGAGCCCAGCTCTTTGGCTTCACTGGCACGCCCATCTTCGACCAGAATTCCGCCCAGCAGAAGATCGAGGATACTCAGGCCAGCATGCAGACAACGGAAGACCTCTTCCAGCAGCGTCTTCACACCTACACGATCACGCACGCCATCGAAGATGGGAACGTCCTCCGATTCCGTGTCGACTACTTCAAGCCGCAGGGCAAAGCCGTGCCCAAGCCTGGCGAACCGCTGACGAAGCGAGCGGTCATTGATGCGATCCTAAACAAGCACGACGCGGCTACCGGTCAGCGTCGGTTCAATGCCTTGCTCGCCGCGGCGTCAATCAATGACGCCATCGAATATCACGCGCTGTTCAAGACCATGCAGGCAGCGAGGAAGGCTGCTAATCCCGACTTCCAGCCGTTGAACATCGCCTGCGTCTTCTCCCCGCCCGCCGAGGGCAATCCAGACGTGAAGCAGATCCAGGAGGATCTGCCACAGGAAAAGGAAGACAACGCTGTCGAGCCGGAGAGGAAGAAGGAGGCCCTGAAGGCGATCCTCACTGATTACAATGTCCATTACGGCACCAACCACAAGATTGGCGAGTTCGACCTTTACTACCAAGATGTGCAGAAGCGGATCAAAGACCAGCAATGGACGGATGCCGATCTGAGGAAGGCTTATCCCGATGTGCCTCACCATAAGATCGACATCACGATCGTGGTAGACATGCTGCTCACTGGGTTCGACTCCAAGTTCCTGAACACGCTCTACGTCGACAAGAAACTCAAGCATCACGGTCTGATCCAAGCCTTCTCACGCACCAACCGGGTGCTGAACGCGACCAAGCCTTACGGCAATATCCTCGACTTCCGGCAGCAGCAGGAAGCCGTCGATGCCGCTATCGCGCTCTTCTCGGGCGAGGCGGCTGCCGAAAAGGCCCGCGAAATCTGGCTGGTCGACAAGGCCCCGGTGGTCATCCAGAAACTGGAAACCGCGGTGCAAAAGCTCGACGCCTTCATGAAGTCGCAGGGCCTCGACTGCGCCCCGGAAGCCGTGCCCAACCTCAAGGGCGACGCGGCGCGCGCGGCGTTCATCGAGCATTTCAAAGAGGTCCAGCGCCTCAAGACCCAGCTTGATCAGTACACCGACTTAACCCCGGAAAACGCCGCAGCGATCGAACAGGTCTTGCCGCGCGACAACCTTCTGGGCTTCCGTGGTGCCTACCTTGAAACGGCCCAGCGCCTCAGGGGCCACAAGGGCGCGGACAAGCCGACGCAGGACGCCGACCAGCTCGATTTCGAGTTTGTCCTCTTTGCGTCTGCTGTCATCGACTACGACTACATCATGGGTCTGATCGCCCGCTATTCCGAGGCAGCCCCCGGCAAGCAGACTATGAGCCGCGAGCAGCTTATCGGCCTGATCCAGTCCGATGCCAAGTTCATGGACGAGCGTGAGGATATCGCCGCCTATATCGCCACGCTGAAGGCGGGTGAGGGTCTGAGTGAGAAGGCCATTCGCGACGGCTACAGTCGCTTTAAGGCGGAGAAGAACGCGGCAGAGCTGGCGGAAATCGCGGGAGGGCACGGGCTGACCACCGACGCGCTCCAGGGCTTTGTCGACACCATCCTGCAAAGAATGATCTTTGATGGCGAGGCGCTGACGGAACTGATGGAACCCCTCAGCCTAAACTGGAAAGCCCGGCGGATGAAGGAGTTGGAACTGATGGCTGACCTGATGCCGCTTCTTCTGAAGCGCGCCGGTGACCGCGAAATCTCGGGGCTCAGTGCCTATGAACAGTAA